The Bufo bufo chromosome 7 unlocalized genomic scaffold, aBufBuf1.1 SUPER_7_unloc_5, whole genome shotgun sequence genome has a segment encoding these proteins:
- the TMEM37 gene encoding voltage-dependent calcium channel gamma-like subunit yields the protein MEKTSMPRPGPRSFFETFLRVLITLSAGSAVVLSSISVCDGHWVSSPGQQLLGVWGTCGAQSACSPDMSSISRALVGVRTPLTLAVVLAIFGLELLMVSQLCDDGPSPRRWCMGSVLLLVAFLLSAAGTLTYIFLLRGFAPAFTLTFWCQFFATFLFFLNGVSGLYLHHLSRRRLEPLQPNHKGP from the coding sequence ATGGAGAAGACCTCGATGCCTCGGCCCGGTCCCCGCTCGTTCTTTGAGACCTTCCTCCGGGTCCTGATCACTCTCAGCGCAGGATCGGCAGTGGTCTTGTCGTCCATCTCGGTGTGTGACGGTCACTGGGTCTCCTCGCCCGGGCAGCAGCTTCTAGGTGTGTGGGGCACATGTGGGGCGCAGTCAGCGTGCAGCCCGGACATGAGCAGCATCAGCAGAGCCCTGGTGGGGGTCCGCACACCGCTGACCCTGGCCGTGGTGCTGGCCATCTTTGGGCTAGAGCTGCTGATGGTTTCCCAGTTGTGTGATGACGGACCATCCCCGAGGCGGTGGTGCATGGGCTCCGTGCTGCTCCTCGTCGCCTTCCTCCTCTCTGCGGCCGGAACCCTCACCTACATCTTCCTGCTGAGGGGATTTGCCCCCGCCTTCACCCTCACCTTCTGGTGTCAGTTCTTTGCCACTTTCCTCTTCTTCCTCAATGGCGTCAGCGGCCTGTACCTCCACCACCTGAGCCGCCGCAGGCTGGAGCCGCTACAGCCCAACCACAAGGGACCATAG